One window from the genome of Cyprinus carpio isolate SPL01 chromosome B1, ASM1834038v1, whole genome shotgun sequence encodes:
- the LOC109091651 gene encoding guanine nucleotide exchange factor DBS-like: MVKKTAQTLQSFGTELAETELPNDVEATSNLLTVHTDKKDKMKEDLRIALCQGSRLLESINEPLVKDPDYTMNQDELENLATVQRLLGQLDETETAFDDFWDKHQTKLEQCLQLRHFEQNFREVRAHLDMVYDRLSGFSEVGISPAHVEHILKELNNHEERACEVLDRALTLACDADQLIEASHYAVDSILPKCSELRAVCEEISSILKAKKAYLLKAMELHQCLEKATKWCDDGIYLLASQPVDKCQSQDGAESALQEIERFLETANQHKLTDLSGIWRDYESVLTQDFRVQVDKVFQKQLSMQEMFEKRRVSLKKLAAKQTRPVQPVAPRPEAIIKSPISSEAHKEKTIEGDVINGNCKKGEIHLQNDGSRHPSVSDEEENFAVLRRHVMNELLETERAYVEELLCVLEGYGAEMDNPAMANLIPNTLLHKKDILFGNMPEIYQFHKKTFLRELEAYTDYPELVGRCFLERMTDLQIYEKYCQNKPRSESLWRQCSDCVFFQECQKKLEHKLGLDSYLLKPVQRITKYQLLLKELLKYSKGCEGEDDLQEALSSILGILKAVNDSMHLIAITGYEGNLSDLGRLMMQGSFSVWTEHKKGHAKVKDLARFKPMQRHLFLHEKALLFCKKREENGEGYEKAPSYSFKHSLSMTAVGITENAKGDNKKFEIWCNSREEVFIVQAPTPEIKTAWVNEIRKVLTGQLKAYREARQQKSSDQISQLTPTSTSLTLSPFKTNPKTLKKGEEKKTEPTAADLSTAVLLKSTEKVKDETVTSPNTERAAVAKKRFTLQGFSNLKSQKGSSPPSPDHKTKRHEIKSDPTPFGFRDAGPHITLTRVRWLSTSSLLQTKRRGFSKASLSVDASEENDGYSSAEDPMNSDPEDEGGKKLSPGRYVVVADHDKNGPQELTVKSGDSVQLVREGDDGRWFVCNLRTNKEGWVPAANLLTLIGESKSSQSLSSSEAVGLETSAHPPAAAKPTQASQTSKPETAAPPPCGSSYTVHFLLKLLESLYCI; encoded by the exons ATGGTGAAGAAAACGGCACAGACTCTCCAATCTTTTGGGACTGAGCTAGCGGAGACAGAGCTGCCCAATGACGTTGAGGCCACGTCCAACCTTCTAACCGTCCACACGGATAAGAAGGACAAAATGAAG GAGGACTTGAGGATTGCTCTCTGTCAGGGATCACGTTTGCTGGAGAGCATCAATGAGCCGCTGGTGAAAGATCCAGATTACACCATGAACCAGGATGAACTGGAGAACCTGGCTACtgttcagag GTTGCTTGGTCAGTTAGATGAAACTGAAACTGCATTTGATGATTTTTGGGATAAACATCAAACCAAGCTAGAGCAATGTCTACAGCTGCGGCATTTTGAGCAGAACTTCAGGGAG GTCAGAGCTCATTTAGACATGGTGTATGACAGACTATCAGGCTTCTCAGAGGTCGGAATTAGCCCTGCCCATGTTGAACATATCTTGAAAGAGCTGAACAATCATGAAGAGAGAGCATGT GAGGTGTTGGACCGAGCGCTGACTCTAGCATGTGATGCTGACCAGCTGATTGAAGCGTCTCATTACGCTGTGGACTCAATCCTGCCTAAATGCTCTGAGCTGCGGGCTGTGTGCGAGGAGATCAGCAGCATCCTCAAGGCCAAGAAAGCCTATCTGCTCAAAGCCATGGAGCTACACCAGTGTCTAGAGAAG gCCACTAAATGGTGTGATGATGGGATCTACCTGCTGGCATCTCAGCCTGTAGATAAGTGTCAATCACAGGATGGGGCGGAGTCAGCGCTGCAGGAGATTGAGCGTTTCCTAGAAACAGCCAACCAGCACAAGCTGACAGATTTGAGTGGAATTTGGAGGGACTATGAGTCGGTGCTCACACAAGACTTCAGG GTTCAGGTGGACAAAGTGTTTCAGAAGCAGCTGTCCATGCAGGAAATGTTTGAGAAGAGGAGGGTCAGTCTCAAGAAGTTAGCAGCCAAACAGACACGACCCGTGCAGCCCGTCGCCCCACGTCCTGAGGCCATCATCAAATCACCCATTTCTTCTGAAG CTCATAAGGAGAAGACGATAGAGGGTGATGTCATCAATGGAAACTGCAAAAAA GGAGAAATACACTTACAGAATGATGGCAGCAGACACCCGTCTGTCTCTGATGAAGAGGAGAACTTTGCTGTGCTAAGAAG GCATGTGATGAACGAGCTGTTGGAAACAGAGCGAGCGTATGTGGAAGAGCTGCTGTGTGTGCTGGAG GGTTATGGAGCAGAAATGGACAATCCTGCCATGGCCAACCTCATCCCCAATACACTGCTTCACAAGAAGGACATCCTCTTTGGGAATATGCCTGAGATATACCAGTTCCACAAGAA GACTTTTCTTCGTGAACTAGAAGCGTACACAGACTATCCTGAGCTTGTGGGCCGGTGTTTCTTGGAGAGA ATGACGGATCTGCAGATCTATGAGAAGTACTGTCAGAACAAGCCTCGCTCAGAGTCTCTATGGAGACAGTGCTCTGACTGCGTTTTCTTCCAG GAGTGTCAAAAGAAACTGGAACATAAGCTTGGTTTGGACTCATACCTGCTCAAACCAGTGCAGAGAATAACAAAATACCAGCTCTTACTGAAG gAACTGCTGAAGTACAGTAAAGGCTGTGAGGGTGAGGATGACCTGCAGGAGGCGCTCTCATCTATTCTGGGCATCCTGAAAGCTGTGAATGACTCCATGCACCTTATCGCCATCACTGGATATGAA GGCAACCTCAGTGATCTGGGGCGTCTGATGATGCAGGGGTCATTCAGCGTGTGGACGGAGCATAAGAAGGGTCACGCGAAGGTGAAAGACCTGGCTCGCTTCAAGCCCATGCAGAGACACCTGTTCCTGCATGAGAAAGCTCTGCTCTTCTGTAAGAAACGAGAGGAGAACGGAGAGGGTTATGAGAAAGCGCCTTCATACAGCTTCAAACACTCACTCAGT ATGACTGCTGTAGGtattactgaaaatgcaaaaggAGACAACAAAAAGTTTGAGATCTGGTGTAATTCTCGAGAGGAGGTGTTCATTGTACAG GCGCCGACACCAGAGATCAAAACAGCATGGGTGAATGAAATCCGGAAGGTTCTAACGGGGCAACTAAAGGCTTACAGAG AAGCACGCCAGCAGAAGAGCTCAGATCAGATCTCACAGTTAACTCCCACCAGCACCAGCCTAACCCTGAGCCCCTTCAAGACCAACCCAAAGACCCTCAAGAAAGGAGAAGAGAAGAAAACCGAGCccacagcagcagatctcagtaCAGCCGTCTTACTTAAAAGTACTgagaaggtcaaag ACGAGACTGTCACCAGTCCCAACACTGAGAGAGCTGCAGTGGCTAAAAAGCGTTTTACactgcagggcttcagtaacctcAAGAGTCAAAAAG GATCATCCCCCCCTAGTCCTGACCACAAAACTAAAAGACATGAGATTAAGAGTGATCCTACTCCGTTTGGCTTCAGAG ACGCAGGTCCCCACATCACTCTTACCCGAGTGAGATGGCTGAGCACTTCTAGTCTGTTGCAGACTAAAAGGAGAG GCTTCTCCAAGGCATCACTGTCTGTGGACGCGTCCGAGGAGAACGACGGTTACTCGAGTGCCGAGGATCCCATGAATTCTGATCCTGAGGATGAGGGAGGGAAAAAGCTG tcTCCAGGCAGGTACGTGGTGGTTGCTGACCATGACAAAAACGGACCACAGGAGCTGACGGTTAAGAGCGGAGACTCAGTGCAGCTGGTGAGAGAGGGAGACGATGGGCGCTG GTTTGTATGTAATCTGCGGACCAATAAGGAGGGCTGGGTCCCTGCTGCAAACCTGCTCACTCTCATCGGAGAATCCAAATCTTCTCAATCCCTCTCCAGCTCAG AGGCAGTGGGTCTGGAAACCTCAGCACATCCTCCAGCTGCAGCGAAACCTACACAAGCTTCTCAGACATCAAAGCCTGAAACCGCTGCTCCACCGCCTTGTGGCAGCTCCTACACAGTGCACTTTCTACTGAAGCTCCTCGAGTCTCTGTACTGTATTTAA
- the LOC109095927 gene encoding calcium-binding protein 39-like, with the protein MPLFGKSHKNPTEIVKTLKDNLSILVKQDKKTEKASEEVSKCLVAMKEILYGTNDKEPHTETVAQLAQELYNSGLLISLVENLQVIDFEGKKDVCQIFNNILRRQIGTRSPTVEYFCSHQEVLFILLKGYETPQVALNCGIMLRECIRHEPLAKIVLHSEHFKDFFGYVEMSTFDIASDAFATFKDLLTRHKVLVAEFLEQNYDAVFDNYEKLLHSENYVTKRQSLKLLGELLLDRHNFTVMTRYISKPENLKLMMNLLRDKSPNIQFEAFHVFKVFVANPNKTQPIVDILLKNQTKLIDFLSNFQKDRTDDEQFNDEKTYLVKQIRDLKKPAS; encoded by the exons ATGCCACTATTTGGTAAATCTCACAAGAACCCCACAGAAATTGTGAAGACCCTGAAGGACAACCTCTCAATCCTGGTCAAGCAGGACAAGAAGACAGAGAAG GCTTCAGAGGAGGTGTCGAAATGTCTGGTGGCGATGAAGGAGATCCTGTACGGCACTAATGACAAGGAGCCACACACAGAAACGGTGGCCCAACTGGCCCAAGAGCTCTACAACAGCGGCCTGCTCATCTCACTGGTGGAAAACCTGCAGGTCATCGATTTTGAG GGTAAAAAGGACGTTTGTCAGATCTTCAACAACATCCTGCGCAGGCAGATCGGGACCCGCAGCCCAACGGTGGAATATTTCTGCTCTCATCAGGAAGTCCTTTTCATCTTACTCAAAGG GTATGAGACTCCTCAGGTGGCACTGAATTGTGGGATTATGCTGCGTGAGTGCATCCGGCATGAACCTCTCGCCAAAATCGTCCTCCACTCTGAACACTTTAAAGATTTCTTCGGCTACGTGGAGATGTCCACATTTGACATTGCCTCTGACGCGTTTGCCACCTTCAAG gacctTCTCACAAGACACAAGGTTCTGGTGGCGGAATTTTTAGAACAGAACTATGACGCG GTTTTTGATAACTATGAGAAACTGCTTCACTCTGAGAACTACGTGACCAAGAGACAGTCGTTGAAG CTACTGGGTGAACTGCTCCTGGACAGACACAACTTCACAGTCATGACACGGTACATCAGTAAACCAGAGAACCTGAAGCTCATGATGAACCTCCTGAGAGACAAGAGCCCCAACATTCAGTTTGAGGCTTTCCATGTCTTCAAG GTGTTTGTGGCCAATCCAAATAAAACCCAGCCCATCGTAGACATTCTATTGAAGAACCAAACGAAACTCATCGACTTCCTTAGCAACTTTCAGAAGGATCGCACAGATGACGAGCAGTTTAACGACGAAAAGACGTACCTCGTCAAACAAATACGAGACCTAAAGAAACCAGCCTCCTAA